The proteins below are encoded in one region of Effusibacillus dendaii:
- the pheS gene encoding phenylalanine--tRNA ligase subunit alpha, which translates to MKEQLETLRQKALAELATCSGQAELNEWKVKYLGKKGELTSIMRLMGQLSEEERPQIGQWVNQVRAKLNSAFEQKELRLKQAELEQRLKSESIDVTLPGRTVQVGGIHPLTRVIQEMEQIFIGLGFEIAEGPEVETDYYNFEALNLPKNHPARDMQDTFYLTEEILLRTHTSGIQVRTLEAKKGEVPVRIIAPGRVYRRDDDDATHSHAFTQVEGLVVDKGIRMSDLKGILLAFARRMFGAEQQIRLRPSYFPFTEPSTEVDVSCYACQGNGCRICKHTGWLEILGAGMVHPRVLEMAGYDSETYTGFAFGMGVERIAMLKYGIDDIRHFYVNDVRFLKQFANRF; encoded by the coding sequence ATGAAGGAGCAATTGGAAACATTGCGGCAGAAAGCTTTGGCCGAATTGGCAACCTGTTCGGGACAGGCCGAACTGAACGAATGGAAAGTAAAGTATCTGGGCAAAAAAGGTGAATTAACTTCCATTATGCGTTTAATGGGACAACTGTCGGAGGAAGAGAGGCCGCAGATCGGGCAGTGGGTAAACCAGGTGCGGGCAAAACTCAATTCCGCATTTGAACAGAAAGAATTGAGGTTAAAACAGGCCGAACTGGAGCAGCGGCTGAAATCGGAATCGATTGATGTCACACTGCCGGGTCGAACGGTGCAGGTAGGCGGTATTCATCCGCTCACACGCGTGATACAAGAAATGGAACAGATTTTTATTGGACTGGGGTTTGAAATTGCAGAAGGACCGGAAGTGGAAACCGATTATTATAATTTTGAGGCGCTTAATCTTCCGAAAAACCACCCTGCCCGAGATATGCAGGATACGTTTTATTTGACCGAAGAAATTTTGCTGCGGACGCATACGTCGGGAATTCAGGTTCGGACACTGGAAGCCAAAAAAGGCGAGGTGCCCGTCCGGATTATTGCGCCTGGACGCGTCTATCGACGGGATGATGATGACGCAACCCATTCACACGCGTTTACGCAGGTCGAAGGACTGGTTGTCGATAAGGGCATCCGGATGAGTGATCTGAAAGGAATTCTCCTTGCATTTGCCCGCCGCATGTTCGGGGCGGAGCAGCAGATCCGGCTGCGTCCGAGTTATTTCCCGTTTACCGAGCCGAGCACGGAAGTCGATGTAAGCTGTTATGCGTGCCAGGGAAATGGATGCCGAATTTGCAAGCACACGGGCTGGCTTGAAATTTTGGGAGCCGGTATGGTGCACCCAAGAGTGCTCGAAATGGCAGGGTATGATTCGGAAACTTACACCGGGTTTGCTTTCGGTATGGGAGTGGAGCGAATAGCCATGCTGAAATATGGGATCGATGATATTCGGCATTTTTATGTAAATGACGTTCGCTTTCTGAAACAATTTGCGAATCGGTTTTAA
- the pheT gene encoding phenylalanine--tRNA ligase subunit beta, with protein sequence MKISYKWLQDYVDLGADMTPEKLAELLTDHGIPVEVIERLNKGVHNVVVGHVVQTEQHPNADKLKVCRVDAGQAELLQIVCGAPNVKAGQKVPCALPGAELPGDIKIKRAKLRGVESQGMLCSAAELGLDTRLLPKEQTEGLYILPEDAKPGELIEPLLGLDDVVLELELTPNRADCLSYRGVAYEVAAILNRKVKFEGPVSIPVTEPANSSEQVKVEIQSDNCTQYSVQVVKGIQVAPSPLWLQTRLLTAGIRPISNIVDVTNYVMLEYGQPLHAFDLSQVKESTIIVRQAKAGERIVTLDGQERQLDESMLVIADPERAIGLAGVMGGENSEVREQTSMIALESAYFDPGTTRLTGKKLGLRSEAQMRFEKGIDPSIMRSALLRAAQLMADLGGGQVVGQPVEIISRPAQELTIDLRITRTNQILGTNLSAEVIQSFMQRLGFAVSERDADTLAVTVPVRRTDISREIDLIEEAARLYGYDKISTTMPVGVLSQGAYTGGQWLRRTIRELLSGMGLLEIVTYSFTSPGSLQPLSLADESPLRKQIPLALPMSDERKVLRTTMLPSLAEVVGYNLNRKNNDLALFEIGTVFHPNSLPITEQPLEKTKLAAILTGGFGSQNIGEKPRKVDFYTVKGIVETLLSQLGITNVVYNSDERPGMHPGRTARAVVNGTEIGFFGALHPLAENTWGLKETYYLELDVNTLQQFSRSAIEFRPLPKFPAIERDLAVVVTLDIPAGSLEQTIREAAGDLLKEVRLFDVYQGEQVAAGNKSVAFSLVYRAEDRTLTDEEVQVRHDQVVQSLREKYQAELRA encoded by the coding sequence TTGAAAATCTCATACAAATGGCTGCAGGATTATGTTGACTTAGGGGCGGATATGACACCGGAAAAATTGGCCGAGCTCTTAACTGACCATGGAATACCGGTCGAAGTGATCGAACGGCTGAATAAAGGCGTACACAATGTGGTGGTGGGCCATGTAGTTCAGACTGAACAGCACCCGAATGCGGATAAATTGAAAGTATGCCGTGTGGATGCGGGGCAGGCGGAACTTTTGCAGATTGTGTGCGGCGCCCCCAATGTAAAAGCGGGACAAAAGGTGCCTTGTGCCTTGCCGGGAGCGGAATTGCCGGGAGATATCAAAATCAAACGGGCAAAATTGCGCGGTGTTGAATCACAGGGGATGCTCTGTTCAGCAGCGGAATTGGGGCTGGACACCCGTCTTTTGCCCAAAGAACAAACAGAGGGACTCTACATTCTGCCGGAAGATGCGAAACCGGGTGAGTTGATCGAGCCGTTGCTGGGTCTGGATGATGTAGTGCTCGAACTGGAACTGACCCCCAATCGCGCGGATTGCTTGAGTTATCGCGGTGTGGCCTATGAAGTGGCAGCCATTCTCAATCGAAAAGTGAAATTTGAAGGGCCCGTTTCCATTCCTGTCACAGAGCCAGCAAACAGTTCGGAGCAAGTAAAAGTTGAAATTCAATCCGATAATTGTACTCAATACAGTGTCCAAGTTGTGAAAGGCATTCAAGTAGCTCCGTCGCCTCTGTGGCTGCAGACGCGTTTGTTGACCGCCGGGATTCGGCCAATTAGTAATATTGTCGATGTGACCAACTACGTTATGTTAGAATACGGACAGCCTTTGCACGCATTTGATTTGTCGCAAGTCAAGGAGTCAACCATTATTGTCAGACAGGCCAAAGCAGGAGAGCGGATCGTTACGTTAGACGGGCAAGAACGCCAGTTGGATGAATCGATGTTAGTGATTGCCGATCCAGAGCGGGCAATCGGTCTGGCAGGCGTAATGGGCGGTGAAAACTCGGAAGTGAGGGAGCAAACCTCTATGATCGCGTTGGAGTCGGCCTATTTTGATCCGGGAACAACAAGACTTACAGGGAAAAAATTAGGTCTTCGTTCGGAAGCCCAAATGCGTTTTGAAAAAGGGATCGATCCGTCCATTATGCGCTCTGCTTTGCTGCGTGCCGCACAGTTGATGGCCGATTTAGGCGGCGGTCAGGTGGTGGGCCAACCGGTGGAAATTATCTCGCGCCCTGCCCAGGAATTGACGATCGATCTGCGTATTACGCGCACCAACCAGATATTGGGAACCAATTTGTCAGCAGAAGTCATACAATCGTTTATGCAAAGACTTGGCTTTGCGGTTTCCGAACGGGATGCTGACACACTTGCCGTCACAGTCCCAGTCAGACGTACGGATATATCGCGGGAAATTGATCTGATTGAGGAAGCCGCAAGACTTTACGGATATGATAAAATCTCTACCACTATGCCTGTCGGGGTACTGTCGCAGGGCGCCTATACGGGCGGGCAATGGCTGCGTCGAACCATTCGTGAATTATTGAGTGGAATGGGACTGCTTGAAATTGTCACTTACAGCTTTACAAGTCCCGGTTCTTTGCAACCATTGTCTCTGGCTGACGAATCGCCGCTTCGAAAACAGATTCCGCTTGCTTTGCCGATGTCAGACGAACGAAAAGTACTTCGCACCACCATGTTGCCAAGCCTGGCGGAAGTGGTTGGATACAACTTAAACCGAAAAAACAATGATTTGGCATTGTTTGAAATAGGCACGGTGTTCCATCCCAACAGCCTTCCAATTACAGAGCAACCGCTTGAAAAAACGAAATTGGCGGCCATTCTGACGGGGGGGTTCGGTTCGCAGAACATTGGCGAGAAACCGCGCAAGGTTGATTTTTACACAGTCAAAGGAATTGTCGAAACATTACTTTCCCAACTGGGAATCACAAACGTTGTGTATAATTCAGATGAACGGCCTGGCATGCATCCCGGCCGAACAGCGCGGGCAGTCGTCAACGGCACAGAGATTGGATTCTTCGGAGCGCTGCACCCGCTGGCGGAAAATACGTGGGGGTTGAAAGAAACCTATTATTTGGAATTGGATGTAAACACGCTGCAGCAGTTCAGCCGTTCAGCTATCGAATTTCGGCCATTGCCGAAGTTCCCGGCTATTGAACGGGATCTGGCTGTCGTTGTAACGTTGGATATTCCAGCAGGTTCACTGGAGCAAACAATTCGGGAAGCGGCTGGCGATCTGTTGAAAGAAGTTCGATTGTTTGATGTCTATCAAGGAGAGCAAGTGGCTGCAGGCAATAAGTCGGTTGCGTTCTCTCTGGTGTACCGTGCGGAAGACCGAACTTTGACAGACGAAGAAGTGCAGGTAAGGCACGATCAGGTTGTTCAATCCCTGCGCGAAAAATACCAGGCAGAACTTCGGGCGTAG
- a CDS encoding TrmH family RNA methyltransferase, whose protein sequence is MELITSAKNNRVKDWAALKQKKFRDQTGFFIIEGIRLVEDALESNAPIEVVLLAEDLIVSGKADKIINLSDSLQIEQIKVSQAVIENVADTKTPQGVVAVARQYQHQPAGLIESRKQSLFLAIDSIQDPGNLGTMIRSADAVGAGGVFVGKGSVDLYNPKVVRATMGSLFHLPVMEVNLDELFPLLKRHDVTIIGTSVDHHEDIYSVDLTGSIAIVIGSEAHGISEEIRRHIDRWMSLPMPGKAESLNAAIASSVVLYEALRQRRM, encoded by the coding sequence TTGGAACTCATCACATCAGCAAAAAATAATCGGGTGAAAGACTGGGCAGCACTGAAACAGAAGAAATTCCGCGACCAAACAGGATTCTTTATCATCGAAGGTATTCGCCTTGTAGAAGATGCGTTGGAATCGAACGCGCCAATTGAAGTGGTTTTGCTTGCGGAAGATCTGATTGTGAGCGGAAAAGCGGACAAGATCATTAACTTGTCAGATTCCCTGCAAATCGAACAGATCAAAGTGAGTCAAGCGGTGATCGAAAATGTGGCAGACACGAAAACGCCACAGGGTGTGGTCGCAGTGGCCAGGCAGTATCAACACCAGCCAGCCGGTTTGATTGAAAGCCGTAAACAGTCTCTTTTCCTGGCGATTGATTCTATACAGGACCCAGGAAATTTGGGAACTATGATCCGTTCCGCCGATGCGGTTGGAGCGGGCGGCGTATTTGTAGGGAAAGGAAGTGTGGATCTCTATAATCCGAAAGTAGTCCGGGCGACAATGGGATCTTTGTTTCATCTGCCAGTTATGGAAGTCAATTTGGATGAATTGTTTCCTCTTTTAAAAAGACACGATGTGACCATAATCGGCACGTCAGTCGATCACCATGAAGATATTTATTCGGTGGATTTGACGGGCAGTATTGCAATTGTGATCGGTTCAGAAGCGCATGGTATTTCCGAGGAAATTCGACGGCATATCGACAGATGGATGTCGCTTCCCATGCCGGGGAAGGCGGAATCATTAAATGCTGCAATCGCTTCCAGTGTCGTTCTTTATGAAGCGTTGCGCCAGCGAAGGATGTAA
- a CDS encoding phage holin family protein yields the protein MNILGTIVRFVVSALVLMFVGFLVPGFGGLTFLTALLAAVVIAVLGWAVERLFGERRSPYARGISGFISSAIVIYIAQWFIPGMRVTILGALLASLIIGIIDLFVPGDVVRGQGFGDRPRND from the coding sequence ATGAATATTTTGGGTACCATTGTCCGGTTTGTGGTTTCGGCCTTGGTTCTTATGTTTGTAGGCTTTTTAGTACCGGGGTTTGGTGGTTTGACCTTTTTGACAGCCCTGTTGGCGGCTGTTGTGATCGCCGTATTGGGATGGGCAGTTGAGCGTTTGTTCGGCGAAAGGCGGTCTCCGTATGCAAGAGGCATTTCAGGATTTATATCTTCTGCCATTGTGATTTATATTGCGCAATGGTTTATCCCCGGCATGCGGGTCACTATTTTGGGGGCACTGCTCGCTTCCCTGATTATCGGAATCATCGATTTGTTTGTGCCGGGAGATGTGGTAAGAGGCCAAGGATTTGGCGATCGCCCACGAAACGACTAA
- a CDS encoding potassium channel family protein translates to MAKQYAVIGMGRFGTSVASELYEMGYEVLGIDTNEDKIQDAVDFVTHAVTADSTDDNALKALGIRNFDVVVVAIGADIQASILTTLILKELGVKKIVVKAQNELHGKVLTKIGADKVVYPERDMGIRVAHNLISPNILDYIELSPEYSMIEIVANHKMVGKTLQETDIRKKYGCTVMAIKRGEDINISPLANDRIDQGDILVVIGKNDDLQTLEEEA, encoded by the coding sequence ATGGCGAAACAATATGCTGTGATTGGCATGGGCCGCTTTGGCACCAGTGTGGCCAGTGAACTGTATGAGATGGGTTATGAAGTGTTGGGCATTGATACGAACGAGGATAAAATACAGGATGCGGTTGATTTTGTAACTCATGCGGTCACTGCCGATTCAACCGATGACAATGCTTTAAAAGCGCTTGGAATCCGCAACTTTGACGTGGTCGTGGTGGCGATTGGAGCCGATATCCAGGCTTCTATTTTGACGACTTTGATTTTAAAAGAGCTTGGCGTTAAAAAGATTGTGGTGAAAGCGCAAAACGAACTGCATGGAAAAGTGCTTACCAAAATCGGTGCCGATAAAGTTGTCTATCCGGAACGCGATATGGGTATTCGTGTCGCTCACAACTTGATTTCCCCCAATATTTTGGATTATATTGAGCTGTCGCCGGAATACAGCATGATTGAGATTGTCGCCAACCATAAAATGGTCGGTAAGACCCTGCAGGAAACCGATATCCGCAAAAAATACGGCTGTACCGTTATGGCCATTAAGCGTGGTGAGGACATCAATATTTCACCGTTGGCTAATGACCGGATCGATCAAGGGGATATTTTAGTTGTAATCGGGAAAAATGATGACTTGCAAACTTTGGAAGAAGAAGCATAG
- a CDS encoding DUF2512 family protein — protein MRYGMITSFLIKWVAVTAAVWFTSLFFPLHGTMNFGHVLLIGTVISIIGYISDLVISPAANQMVAIVADFVLAALIAYMGNYLLFGMNVTWTFAVILGLIVAGVEIFYHAKFVTAVNRR, from the coding sequence GTGCGGTACGGAATGATCACATCTTTTTTGATCAAATGGGTCGCAGTAACAGCCGCCGTTTGGTTCACCAGTCTGTTTTTCCCGTTGCACGGGACAATGAACTTCGGCCATGTACTGCTGATCGGAACGGTTATCAGCATTATCGGATATATTTCAGATCTTGTAATTTCGCCTGCCGCTAACCAGATGGTGGCGATCGTCGCAGACTTTGTTTTAGCTGCGTTGATTGCTTATATGGGCAATTACCTGTTATTCGGAATGAATGTCACCTGGACATTCGCTGTAATTCTGGGCCTCATCGTGGCGGGGGTAGAGATTTTCTATCATGCGAAGTTTGTCACGGCCGTAAACCGGCGATAG
- a CDS encoding CvpA family protein — MTTADIILSLLLLLFVWNGYRTGLVQQIVGFVGVFAGYWVAKTYSPNVTPLLQQLGGNVLMSSSSVQKTVDSGMAPLIAPLMQNGYGVLAFILLFAVTVLVIRIVGRFLGIFVRLPGLSFLNRVSGLVVGLVIGVLVLVLVVNVGAFLPVDAVQTALQKSQIAHALQQAQISGILFGKVGK, encoded by the coding sequence GTGACGACCGCAGATATCATTTTGTCGCTCCTTTTGCTGTTGTTTGTTTGGAATGGGTACAGAACGGGATTGGTACAACAGATTGTTGGATTTGTCGGCGTTTTTGCCGGTTACTGGGTGGCTAAAACATACAGCCCAAATGTAACGCCTTTGCTTCAACAGCTAGGCGGAAACGTGCTGATGTCATCGAGCAGCGTTCAAAAAACGGTGGATTCCGGCATGGCGCCTTTGATCGCTCCTCTCATGCAGAATGGGTACGGCGTGTTGGCGTTTATTCTGTTATTTGCGGTAACGGTTCTTGTAATTCGGATTGTCGGCAGGTTTCTTGGCATATTTGTCAGACTTCCAGGTCTGTCGTTCTTGAACCGAGTTTCAGGACTGGTCGTGGGTTTGGTAATCGGTGTTTTGGTGCTCGTTTTAGTGGTCAATGTAGGAGCATTTTTGCCAGTAGATGCCGTTCAAACGGCGCTGCAAAAGTCACAAATTGCCCATGCCCTGCAGCAGGCGCAAATAAGTGGCATTTTGTTCGGCAAAGTCGGGAAATAA
- a CDS encoding TrkH family potassium uptake protein yields the protein MAQRLMARWMTPARILTVGFASLIFLGAFLLSLPIASKTGQGLNFMNALFTATSAACVTGLVVVDTLTQFSLFGQIVILSLIQIGGLGFMTVATFIIIFTGRRIGLRERLVIQEALNVNSLEGVIRLVRNIVLITMGIELVCAAILAFRFSYDMPTVRAIYYGVFHAISSFCNAGFDLFGDFRSLTGYVNDPIVNIVIMVLIILGGLGFTVMVDLWRVPKGERLSVHSKLVLLTTAGLLVFGAIGYLLLEMNNPKTLGTLGWGDKLLASLFASTTARTAGYATIDYGSLSDSSLLWTILLMFIGGSPGSTAGGIKTVTTIVILLYVWSVITGKDSTVVFHKRIDPKTIYKSFIITVISAILLIAVTFALTISEHHIAFIRLLFEATSAFGTVGLSTNLTPELSPFGKLLITVMMYIGRVGPLTLTLALTARGQDKALIKYPEEKLFVG from the coding sequence ATGGCGCAACGTCTAATGGCAAGGTGGATGACTCCCGCCCGGATACTGACAGTTGGATTTGCATCCTTGATTTTTTTGGGAGCGTTCCTGCTCAGCTTGCCGATTGCCTCGAAAACAGGACAAGGTCTCAATTTTATGAATGCGCTGTTTACAGCTACATCGGCCGCCTGTGTGACCGGGTTGGTGGTAGTGGATACTTTGACGCAATTCAGCCTCTTCGGTCAAATTGTGATTCTTTCGCTGATTCAGATAGGCGGATTAGGTTTCATGACCGTGGCCACGTTTATCATTATCTTCACAGGCAGGCGAATTGGCTTGCGGGAACGGTTGGTGATCCAGGAAGCACTCAATGTCAACTCGTTGGAAGGCGTCATCCGATTGGTACGCAATATCGTATTGATCACAATGGGAATTGAATTGGTGTGTGCTGCCATTCTGGCGTTTCGTTTCTCGTATGATATGCCAACTGTACGTGCTATCTACTATGGTGTGTTTCACGCAATTTCTTCCTTTTGCAATGCCGGCTTTGATCTGTTCGGGGACTTTAGGAGCTTGACCGGATATGTGAACGATCCGATTGTGAACATTGTCATTATGGTATTGATAATACTGGGCGGTTTGGGGTTTACCGTAATGGTTGATTTATGGAGAGTTCCCAAGGGGGAGCGGTTATCCGTACACAGCAAACTGGTGCTGCTTACAACGGCGGGGTTGTTGGTATTCGGCGCCATTGGGTATCTGTTGTTGGAGATGAACAACCCGAAGACGCTGGGAACCTTGGGGTGGGGGGACAAACTGCTTGCTTCCCTGTTTGCTTCAACAACCGCACGAACGGCAGGTTATGCGACGATCGACTACGGATCCCTGTCCGACTCTTCTCTTTTATGGACGATTCTCCTGATGTTTATCGGTGGGTCCCCGGGGTCGACGGCGGGCGGGATTAAAACGGTTACAACGATCGTGATTCTGCTGTACGTCTGGTCGGTCATCACAGGCAAGGACAGTACCGTTGTCTTCCATAAACGAATTGATCCGAAAACCATTTATAAATCGTTTATCATTACAGTTATAAGTGCGATTTTATTGATAGCGGTCACTTTTGCACTCACTATCTCAGAACATCATATTGCATTTATCCGGCTTTTATTTGAAGCGACATCTGCTTTTGGTACGGTGGGGCTGTCAACCAATTTGACGCCTGAACTGTCACCGTTTGGAAAATTGCTGATAACTGTGATGATGTATATTGGACGGGTCGGGCCTTTAACATTGACGCTTGCTTTGACGGCACGCGGACAAGATAAGGCGTTGATTAAATACCCGGAAGAAAAGCTTTTTGTCGGATGA
- the thrS gene encoding threonine--tRNA ligase, translating to MTVDAEKEIQVELKDGTVKIYPRGTTLLEIAGSLSQNLKKNALVGKLNGKLVDLNTPVIENAKVELFTYDDPEGLETLRHSNAHLMAQAVARLWPGVKFAIGPVIEDGFYYDFADHSFSPDDLPLIEQEMQKIIKEDLPIVREEVSREEALKMFSERNDRFKVEIINDLPEDTVLSVYHQGEFTDLCTGPHVPSTGKIKSFKLLSIAGAYWRGKAENEMLTRIYATAWPKQSQLDEHLQRLEEAKRRDHRRIGKELKLFTLTKEVGQGLPLWLPYGARIRRTIERYIVDLEESLGYEHVYTPHMANVELYKISGHWDHYHEDMYPPMEMDNEQLVLRPMNCPHHMMVYKNELHSYRDLPLRIAELGTMHRYEMSGTLSGLQRVRAMTLNDAHIFCRPDQIKSEFKKVVELIQRVYRDFKIKDYWFRLSYRDPKNTEKYFQNDEMWEKAQSMLKEAMDEMGLPYVEAEGEAAFYGPKLDVQVKTAIGKEETLSTAQLDFLLPERFELEYVGEDGKAHRPVVIHRGILSTMERMTAYLIEVYEGAFPLWLAPVQAKVLTISPQFEEYGQRVFDYLHSKRIRVELDNRNEKIGYKIREAQMQKVPYMLVVGAQEAENGTVSVRKRGAGDQGSHNLEELANRMVKEIEERQ from the coding sequence ATGACTGTCGATGCAGAGAAAGAAATTCAAGTCGAACTAAAAGACGGTACCGTTAAAATCTACCCGAGAGGGACAACCCTACTGGAAATTGCAGGCTCCTTGTCACAAAATCTGAAGAAAAACGCGCTTGTAGGGAAGTTGAACGGCAAGTTGGTCGATCTAAACACGCCTGTCATTGAAAATGCGAAAGTGGAACTGTTCACATATGACGATCCGGAAGGTCTTGAAACCTTGCGGCACTCAAACGCCCATTTGATGGCACAGGCGGTTGCCCGTTTGTGGCCGGGAGTGAAGTTTGCCATCGGCCCCGTCATTGAAGACGGTTTTTACTATGATTTTGCCGATCATTCATTTTCCCCTGATGATCTGCCGTTAATTGAACAGGAGATGCAAAAAATTATCAAAGAAGATTTGCCGATCGTCAGGGAAGAAGTCTCTCGCGAAGAAGCGTTAAAAATGTTCAGCGAACGGAACGACCGCTTTAAGGTGGAAATTATTAACGATCTGCCGGAGGATACGGTGTTGTCCGTGTATCACCAAGGAGAATTTACCGACCTTTGCACCGGTCCCCATGTGCCTTCTACCGGAAAAATCAAATCGTTCAAGCTGCTTTCGATTGCCGGTGCTTATTGGCGGGGCAAAGCGGAAAATGAAATGCTGACGCGTATTTATGCGACCGCATGGCCAAAGCAATCGCAACTGGACGAGCATCTGCAGCGGCTGGAAGAAGCGAAACGGCGTGACCATCGACGGATCGGCAAGGAATTGAAACTGTTTACGTTGACAAAAGAAGTCGGACAAGGGCTGCCGCTGTGGCTTCCTTACGGAGCACGCATCCGCCGCACCATCGAGCGCTATATCGTTGACCTGGAAGAAAGCCTTGGTTATGAACATGTATACACACCGCATATGGCGAATGTGGAATTATATAAAATTTCCGGACACTGGGATCATTACCATGAGGATATGTATCCGCCCATGGAAATGGATAACGAGCAACTCGTATTGCGTCCGATGAATTGCCCGCACCATATGATGGTTTATAAAAATGAGCTGCACAGCTACCGTGATCTTCCGCTACGCATTGCGGAACTGGGTACGATGCACCGTTACGAAATGTCAGGGACGCTGTCCGGATTACAGCGGGTCCGCGCCATGACATTAAATGACGCGCATATTTTCTGCCGACCCGATCAGATCAAGTCGGAGTTTAAGAAAGTAGTCGAACTGATCCAACGCGTATACCGTGATTTTAAAATCAAAGATTACTGGTTCCGGCTTTCCTATCGGGATCCGAAAAATACAGAGAAATACTTCCAAAACGATGAAATGTGGGAGAAAGCCCAATCGATGCTGAAAGAAGCGATGGACGAAATGGGCCTGCCCTATGTAGAAGCGGAAGGGGAGGCAGCCTTTTATGGACCGAAACTGGACGTTCAGGTGAAAACGGCCATCGGCAAGGAAGAAACTTTGTCGACTGCGCAGCTTGATTTTCTTCTGCCGGAACGGTTTGAATTGGAGTATGTCGGTGAAGATGGCAAAGCGCACCGTCCAGTCGTAATTCACCGGGGAATCCTCAGTACGATGGAGCGCATGACCGCCTATTTGATCGAGGTGTATGAAGGGGCGTTCCCGCTTTGGTTGGCGCCTGTTCAAGCAAAAGTACTGACGATTTCACCGCAATTTGAGGAATACGGTCAACGGGTGTTCGATTACTTGCACAGCAAACGGATTCGGGTTGAACTGGATAATCGGAATGAGAAAATCGGTTATAAAATCCGGGAAGCCCAAATGCAAAAAGTTCCCTACATGCTTGTCGTGGGGGCACAGGAAGCGGAAAACGGAACGGTTTCCGTGCGAAAGCGCGGGGCAGGCGATCAAGGATCGCATAATTTGGAGGAATTGGCCAACCGAATGGTAAAAGAGATCGAAGAACGGCAATGA
- the zapA gene encoding cell division protein ZapA — protein MQKENNRIRVDIYGMEYQLRGKASVDHLRLVAGLVDDKMREIAGANPRLDLNRLAVLAAVNIADEYMRLRQEYEELLKILEREPDRPQGRLDL, from the coding sequence TTGCAGAAAGAGAATAATCGGATTCGGGTTGATATTTACGGGATGGAGTATCAACTGCGCGGAAAAGCGTCGGTAGATCACCTGCGCTTGGTGGCTGGCCTCGTGGATGACAAGATGCGCGAGATTGCTGGCGCAAATCCGCGTCTTGATTTAAATCGTCTCGCCGTTCTGGCAGCTGTCAATATCGCGGACGAATATATGAGATTGCGGCAGGAATATGAGGAACTGCTGAAAATTCTGGAACGTGAGCCGGATCGGCCACAAGGGAGATTGGATTTGTGA